One window from the genome of Streptococcus salivarius encodes:
- the rplB gene encoding 50S ribosomal protein L2 — MGIKVYKPTTNGRRNMTSLDFAEITTSTPEKSLLVSLKNKAGRNNNGRITVRHQGGGHKRHYRLIDFKRNKDGVEAVVKTIEYDPNRTANIALVHYTDGVKAYIIAPKGLEVGQRIVSGPDADIKIGNALPLANIPVGTVIHNIELQPGKGAELIRAAGASAQVLGQEGKYVLVRLQSGEVRMVLGTCRATIGTVGNEQQSLINLGKAGRNRWKGIRPTVRGSVMNPNDHPHGGGEGKAPVGRKAPSTPWGKPALGLKTRNKKAKSDKLIVRRRNEK; from the coding sequence GTGGGTATTAAAGTTTATAAACCAACGACAAATGGCCGTCGTAACATGACTTCTTTGGATTTCGCAGAAATCACTACAAGCACTCCTGAAAAATCATTGCTTGTTTCTCTTAAGAACAAAGCTGGTCGTAACAACAACGGTCGTATCACTGTACGTCACCAAGGTGGCGGACACAAACGTCACTACCGTTTGATTGACTTCAAACGTAACAAAGATGGCGTTGAAGCAGTTGTTAAAACAATTGAGTATGATCCAAACCGTACTGCAAACATCGCTCTTGTACACTACACTGACGGGGTTAAAGCTTACATCATCGCACCTAAAGGTCTTGAAGTAGGTCAACGTATCGTTTCAGGTCCAGATGCGGATATCAAGATTGGTAACGCTCTTCCACTTGCAAACATCCCAGTTGGTACAGTTATCCACAACATCGAGCTTCAACCAGGTAAAGGTGCTGAACTTATCCGTGCCGCTGGTGCTTCTGCTCAAGTTTTGGGTCAAGAAGGTAAATACGTACTTGTTCGTCTTCAATCAGGTGAAGTTCGTATGGTTCTTGGTACATGTCGTGCAACTATCGGTACTGTAGGTAACGAACAACAATCACTTATCAACCTTGGTAAAGCCGGCCGTAATCGCTGGAAAGGTATTCGCCCAACAGTTCGTGGTTCTGTAATGAACCCTAACGATCACCCACACGGTGGTGGTGAAGGTAAAGCACCAGTTGGACGTAAAGCGCCATCTACTCCATGGGGTAAACCTGCGCTTGGTCTTAAAACTCGTAACAAGAAAGCTAAATCTGACAAACTTATCGTTCGTCGTCGTAACGAAAAATAA
- the rpsC gene encoding 30S ribosomal protein S3, with the protein MGQKVHPIGMRVGIIRDWDAKWYAEKEYADYLHEDLAIRKFIQKELADASVSTIEIERAVNKVIVSLHTAKPGMVIGKGGSNVDALRAQLNKLTGKQVHINIVEIKKPDLDAHLVGETIARQLEQRVAFRRAQKQAIQRAMRAGAKGIKTQVSGRLNGADIARAEGYSEGTVPLHTLRADIDYAWEEADTTYGKLGVKVWIYRGEVLPARKNTKGGK; encoded by the coding sequence GTGGGTCAAAAAGTACATCCAATTGGTATGCGTGTCGGGATCATCCGTGACTGGGATGCGAAATGGTATGCTGAAAAAGAATACGCAGATTACCTTCACGAAGATTTGGCAATCCGCAAATTCATTCAAAAAGAACTTGCAGACGCTTCAGTTTCAACTATTGAAATCGAACGTGCTGTAAACAAAGTTATTGTTTCACTTCACACTGCAAAACCAGGTATGGTTATCGGTAAAGGTGGATCAAACGTTGACGCTCTTCGCGCTCAACTTAACAAATTGACTGGAAAACAAGTACACATCAACATCGTTGAAATCAAGAAACCTGATTTGGACGCTCACCTTGTTGGTGAAACAATTGCTCGCCAACTTGAGCAACGTGTTGCTTTCCGTCGTGCACAAAAACAAGCTATCCAACGTGCAATGCGTGCTGGAGCTAAAGGAATCAAAACTCAAGTATCAGGTCGTTTGAACGGTGCAGATATTGCCCGTGCAGAAGGATACTCTGAAGGTACAGTTCCACTTCACACACTTCGTGCTGATATCGATTACGCTTGGGAAGAAGCTGACACAACTTACGGTAAACTTGGTGTTAAAGTTTGGATCTACCGTGGAGAAGTTCTTCCAGCTCGTAAAAACACTAAAGGAGGCAAATAA
- the rplV gene encoding 50S ribosomal protein L22, giving the protein MAEITSAKAMARTVRVSPRKTRLVLDLIRGKNVADAIAILKFTPNKAARIVEKTLNSAIANAENNFGLEKANLVVSETFANEGPTMKRFRPRAKGSASPINKRTTHVTVVVSEK; this is encoded by the coding sequence ATGGCAGAAATTACTTCAGCTAAAGCAATGGCTCGTACAGTGCGTGTTTCACCTCGTAAAACACGTCTTGTTCTTGATCTTATCCGTGGTAAGAACGTTGCTGATGCAATCGCAATCTTGAAATTCACTCCAAACAAAGCAGCTCGCATTGTTGAGAAAACTCTTAACTCTGCTATCGCTAACGCAGAAAACAACTTTGGTTTGGAAAAAGCTAACTTGGTAGTATCTGAAACATTCGCAAACGAAGGACCAACAATGAAACGTTTCCGTCCACGTGCGAAAGGTTCAGCTTCACCAATCAACAAACGCACAACTCACGTAACAGTAGTTGTGTCAGAAAAATAA
- the rpsQ gene encoding 30S ribosomal protein S17: MERNQRKTLVGRVVSDKMDKTITVVVETKRNHPVYGKRINYSKKYKAHDENNVAKEGDIVRIMETRPLSATKRFRLVEVVEEAVII, from the coding sequence ATGGAACGTAATCAACGTAAAACCCTTGTTGGACGCGTAGTATCTGACAAGATGGATAAAACAATCACAGTTGTAGTTGAAACTAAACGTAACCACCCAGTCTATGGTAAACGTATCAACTATTCTAAAAAATACAAAGCACATGATGAAAACAACGTTGCTAAAGAAGGCGATATCGTTCGTATCATGGAAACTCGCCCACTTTCAGCTACAAAACGCTTCCGTCTTGTAGAAGTTGTGGAAGAAGCTGTTATTATCTAA
- the secY gene encoding preprotein translocase subunit SecY yields MFFKLLKDALKVKNVRNKILFTIFIIFVFRVGTHVTVPGINAESLKQLSDLPFLNMLNLVSGNAMNNFSIFSMGVSPYITASIIVQLLQMDIYPKFVEWGKQGEVGRRKLNQATRYITLVLAFGQSIGITGTFNTLSSISLVKTPNVSTYLLIGTILTAGSIIVTWLGEQITDKGFGNGVSMIIFSGIIASIPKMFSTIYEDFFVNVRSGELTRSYIIVALLIVVGLAIVFFTTFVQQAEYQIPIQYTKLVQGAPTSSYLPLKVNPAGVIPVIFASSITTIPSTILPFFSKVTWLSHLQGLLSYNTPSGMITYAILIILFSFFYTFVQVNPEKTAENLQKNGSYIPSVRPGRETEKYMSSLLKRLATIGAVFLAFISLAPIAAQQFMHLTSSIALGGTSLLILISTGIEGMKQLEGYLLKRQYVGFMNLED; encoded by the coding sequence ATGTTCTTTAAACTATTAAAAGATGCGTTGAAAGTCAAAAACGTTCGTAATAAGATTTTATTTACAATCTTCATTATTTTCGTTTTTCGTGTAGGAACTCATGTAACAGTTCCTGGTATCAATGCGGAAAGTTTGAAACAATTAAGTGATTTACCTTTCTTGAACATGCTTAACTTGGTGTCTGGTAATGCTATGAATAACTTCTCAATCTTTTCGATGGGGGTTAGTCCTTATATTACGGCATCAATCATTGTCCAACTTTTGCAGATGGATATCTATCCAAAATTTGTGGAGTGGGGCAAACAAGGTGAAGTTGGTCGTCGTAAATTAAATCAGGCGACTCGTTATATTACTCTTGTTTTAGCATTTGGTCAATCGATTGGTATCACAGGTACTTTCAATACACTCTCATCAATTTCTTTGGTTAAGACACCTAATGTTTCAACCTATTTATTGATTGGGACAATTTTAACTGCTGGTAGCATAATTGTGACATGGCTTGGTGAACAAATCACAGATAAAGGTTTTGGTAATGGTGTGTCAATGATTATCTTTTCAGGGATCATTGCTTCTATTCCAAAAATGTTCTCAACAATTTACGAGGATTTCTTTGTCAACGTTCGTTCAGGAGAATTGACTCGTTCATATATCATAGTTGCTTTGTTAATTGTGGTAGGTTTGGCGATTGTCTTCTTTACGACATTTGTTCAACAGGCAGAATATCAAATTCCAATTCAATATACTAAATTGGTTCAAGGGGCTCCAACGAGTTCTTACCTTCCATTGAAAGTAAATCCAGCTGGTGTTATTCCCGTTATCTTTGCTAGCTCGATTACAACAATTCCTAGTACTATTCTTCCATTCTTCTCGAAGGTTACATGGTTATCACACTTACAAGGACTACTCTCGTATAATACACCTAGTGGAATGATTACTTATGCGATATTGATTATCTTATTCTCATTCTTCTACACATTTGTCCAAGTAAATCCTGAAAAAACTGCTGAAAATCTTCAAAAGAATGGGTCTTACATTCCTAGTGTTCGTCCAGGTCGTGAGACTGAAAAGTACATGTCTTCATTGCTTAAGAGATTGGCAACAATCGGGGCTGTATTTCTCGCGTTTATTTCATTGGCTCCAATTGCGGCTCAACAGTTTATGCACCTTACAAGCTCAATCGCGCTTGGTGGTACATCTCTCTTGATCTTGATTTCAACTGGTATCGAAGGTATGAAACAACTCGAAGGTTACCTATTGAAACGTCAGTACGTTGGATTTATGAATCTTGAAGACTAA
- the rplN gene encoding 50S ribosomal protein L14 — translation MIQQESRLKVADNSGAREILTIKVLGGSGRKFANIGDVIVATVKQATPGGAVKKGDVVKAVIVRTKTGARRPDGSYIKFDDNAAVIIRDDKTPRGTRIFGPVARELREGGYMRIVSLAPEVL, via the coding sequence ATGATTCAACAAGAAAGTCGCTTAAAAGTTGCTGATAATAGCGGTGCTCGTGAAATCTTGACTATCAAAGTTCTTGGTGGTTCAGGACGTAAATTCGCTAACATCGGCGACGTTATCGTTGCAACTGTTAAACAAGCTACACCAGGTGGAGCTGTTAAAAAAGGTGATGTTGTTAAAGCTGTTATCGTTCGTACAAAAACTGGTGCTCGTCGTCCAGACGGTTCATACATCAAGTTTGATGACAACGCTGCAGTAATCATCCGCGATGACAAAACTCCTCGTGGAACTCGTATCTTTGGCCCTGTTGCACGTGAATTGCGTGAAGGTGGATACATGCGTATCGTATCTTTGGCGCCAGAAGTACTTTAA
- the rpmD gene encoding 50S ribosomal protein L30: MAQIKITLTKSPIGRKPEQRKTVVALGLGKLNSSVVKEDNAAIRGMVNAVSHLVTVEDVK, translated from the coding sequence ATGGCTCAAATTAAAATTACTTTGACTAAGTCTCCAATCGGACGCAAACCAGAACAACGTAAAACAGTTGTTGCTCTTGGACTTGGTAAATTGAATAGCTCAGTTGTTAAAGAAGACAACGCTGCTATCCGTGGTATGGTCAACGCAGTATCTCACTTGGTAACTGTAGAAGACGTTAAATAA
- the rplX gene encoding 50S ribosomal protein L24, translated as MFVKKGDKVRVIAGKDKGTEAVVLKALPKVNKVVVEGVAIIKKHQKPSAENPQGAIVEKEAPIHASNVQVLDKNGVAGRVGYKVVDGKKVRYNKKSGEVLD; from the coding sequence ATGTTTGTAAAAAAAGGCGATAAAGTTCGCGTTATTGCTGGTAAAGACAAAGGAACTGAAGCAGTAGTTCTTAAAGCTCTTCCAAAAGTAAACAAAGTTGTTGTTGAAGGTGTTGCAATCATCAAAAAACACCAAAAACCATCAGCTGAAAACCCTCAAGGTGCTATCGTGGAAAAAGAAGCACCAATCCACGCTTCAAACGTTCAAGTTCTTGACAAGAACGGTGTAGCTGGACGTGTAGGTTACAAAGTTGTTGACGGCAAAAAAGTTCGTTACAACAAAAAATCAGGCGAAGTGCTTGACTAA
- a CDS encoding 50S ribosomal protein L23 — MNLYDVIKKPVITEKSMIALEAGKYTFEVDTRAHKLLIKQAVEAAFEGVKVASVNTVTVKPKQKRVGRYTGFTSKTKKAIITLTADSKAIELFAAEAE, encoded by the coding sequence ATGAATTTGTATGACGTAATCAAAAAACCTGTTATCACTGAGAAATCTATGATTGCTCTTGAAGCAGGAAAATACACTTTCGAAGTTGATACACGTGCACACAAACTCTTGATCAAACAAGCAGTTGAAGCTGCATTTGAAGGTGTTAAAGTTGCTAGCGTGAACACTGTAACTGTTAAACCAAAACAAAAACGTGTTGGACGTTACACTGGTTTCACTTCAAAAACTAAAAAAGCTATCATCACTCTTACAGCTGATTCTAAAGCAATCGAGTTGTTTGCAGCTGAAGCTGAATAA
- the rplR gene encoding 50S ribosomal protein L18 gives MISKPDKNKLRQKRHRRVRGKLSGTADRPRLNIFRSNTGIYAQVIDDVAGVTLASASTLDKEVSKGTKTEQAVVVGKLVAERAVAKGISEVVFDRGGYLYHGRVKALADSARENGLKF, from the coding sequence GTGATTTCGAAACCAGATAAAAACAAACTCCGCCAAAAACGCCACCGTCGCGTTCGCGGAAAACTCTCTGGAACTGCTGATCGCCCACGTTTGAACATTTTCCGTTCTAATACAGGCATCTACGCTCAAGTTATTGATGACGTAGCGGGTGTAACGCTCGCAAGTGCATCAACTCTTGATAAAGAAGTTTCTAAAGGAACTAAAACAGAACAAGCCGTTGTTGTCGGTAAACTTGTTGCTGAACGCGCAGTAGCTAAAGGTATTTCTGAAGTGGTGTTTGACCGCGGTGGATATCTCTATCACGGACGTGTTAAAGCTTTGGCTGACTCAGCTCGTGAAAACGGATTGAAATTCTAA
- a CDS encoding adenylate kinase, which translates to MNLLIMGLPGAGKGTQAAKIVEEFGVAHISTGDMFRAAMANQTEMGVLAKSFIDKGELVPDEVTNGIVKERLAQDDIKEKGFLLDGFPRTIEQAHSLDQILVDLGLELDGVINIEVDPSCLLERLSGRIIHRETGETYHKVFNPPADYKEEDYYQREDDKPETVKRRLDVNIAQGEPIIAHYRELGLVSDIQGNQDIDDVFADVKKAIAAIK; encoded by the coding sequence ATGAATCTTTTAATTATGGGTCTACCAGGTGCTGGTAAAGGGACTCAAGCTGCAAAAATTGTTGAAGAATTTGGTGTAGCTCACATCTCAACTGGTGATATGTTCCGTGCTGCTATGGCTAACCAAACTGAAATGGGTGTTTTGGCCAAATCATTCATCGATAAAGGTGAATTGGTACCAGATGAAGTAACAAACGGAATCGTTAAAGAGCGTTTGGCTCAAGACGACATTAAGGAAAAAGGATTCCTTTTGGATGGTTTTCCTCGCACAATCGAACAAGCTCATTCCTTGGATCAAATCTTGGTTGATCTTGGTTTGGAGCTTGATGGAGTAATCAATATCGAAGTGGATCCATCTTGCCTTCTTGAACGCTTGAGTGGTCGTATTATTCACCGCGAAACAGGTGAAACTTACCATAAAGTATTCAACCCACCAGCTGACTACAAGGAAGAAGACTATTACCAACGTGAAGATGACAAACCAGAAACAGTGAAACGCCGCTTGGATGTGAATATTGCTCAAGGTGAGCCAATTATTGCACATTACCGTGAGCTTGGTCTTGTATCTGATATTCAAGGTAACCAAGATATCGACGATGTATTCGCTGATGTTAAAAAAGCGATTGCAGCAATTAAATAA
- the infA gene encoding translation initiation factor IF-1: protein MAKEDVIEIEGKVVETMPNAMFTVELENGHQILATVSGKIRKNYIRILVGDRVTVEMSPYDLTRGRITYRFK, encoded by the coding sequence GTGGCAAAAGAAGACGTGATTGAAATTGAAGGTAAAGTTGTAGAAACTATGCCTAATGCTATGTTTACTGTTGAATTGGAAAATGGACACCAAATTTTGGCGACAGTTTCTGGTAAAATCCGTAAAAACTACATTCGTATTTTGGTCGGTGACCGTGTGACTGTTGAAATGAGTCCTTATGATTTGACACGTGGACGCATCACATACCGCTTTAAATAA
- the rpsM gene encoding 30S ribosomal protein S13 has product MARIAGVDIPNDKRVVISLTYVYGIGLATSKKILAAAGVSEDIRVKDLTNDQEDAIRREVDAIKVEGDLRREVNLNIKRLMEIGSYRGIRHRRGLPVRGQNTKNNARTRKGKAVAIAGKKK; this is encoded by the coding sequence ATGGCTCGTATTGCTGGAGTTGACATTCCAAACGATAAACGTGTAGTAATTTCACTTACTTACGTATACGGTATCGGACTTGCAACATCTAAGAAAATCTTGGCTGCTGCAGGCGTTTCTGAAGACATCCGCGTTAAAGATTTGACAAATGATCAAGAAGACGCTATCCGTCGCGAAGTGGATGCAATCAAAGTTGAAGGTGACCTTCGTCGTGAAGTTAACCTTAACATCAAACGTTTGATGGAAATCGGTTCATACCGTGGTATCCGTCACCGTCGTGGACTTCCTGTCCGTGGACAAAACACTAAAAACAATGCCCGCACTCGTAAAGGTAAAGCTGTTGCGATTGCAGGTAAGAAAAAATAA
- the rpsH gene encoding 30S ribosomal protein S8, giving the protein MVMTDPIADFLTRIRNANQAKHEVLEVPASNIKKGIAEILKREGFVKNVEVIEDDKQGIIRVFLKYGQNGERVITNLKRISKPGLRVYSKREDVPKVLNGLGIAIISTSEGLLTDKEARQKNVGGEVIAYVW; this is encoded by the coding sequence ATGGTTATGACTGACCCAATTGCAGATTTCTTGACACGTATTCGTAACGCTAACCAAGCTAAACACGAAGTCCTTGAAGTACCTGCATCAAACATTAAAAAAGGTATCGCTGAAATCCTTAAACGTGAAGGTTTCGTAAAAAATGTTGAAGTTATCGAAGATGACAAACAAGGTATCATCCGCGTATTCTTGAAATACGGACAAAACGGTGAACGTGTTATCACTAACTTGAAACGTATTTCTAAACCAGGTCTTCGTGTTTACTCTAAACGTGAAGATGTTCCTAAAGTTCTTAACGGACTTGGAATCGCGATCATCTCTACTTCAGAAGGTCTTTTGACTGATAAAGAAGCTCGTCAAAAGAACGTTGGTGGAGAAGTTATCGCTTACGTTTGGTAA
- the rpsE gene encoding 30S ribosomal protein S5, with amino-acid sequence MAFKDNAVELEERVVAINRVTKVVKGGRNMRFAALVVVGDRNGRVGFGTGKSQEVPEAIRKAVEAAKKNLIEVPMVGTTIPHEVRSEFGGAKVLLKPAVEGAGVAAGGAVRAVIELAGVADVTSKSLGSNTPINIVRATVEGLKQLKRAEEVAALRGISVSDLA; translated from the coding sequence ATGGCATTTAAAGATAATGCAGTAGAACTTGAAGAACGCGTAGTTGCTATCAACCGTGTTACTAAAGTTGTAAAAGGTGGACGCAACATGCGTTTTGCTGCTCTTGTTGTTGTTGGTGACCGTAATGGTCGCGTAGGATTTGGTACTGGTAAATCTCAAGAGGTTCCAGAAGCTATCCGTAAAGCAGTTGAAGCAGCTAAGAAAAACCTTATCGAAGTTCCTATGGTTGGTACAACTATTCCTCACGAAGTTCGTTCAGAATTTGGTGGAGCGAAAGTATTGTTGAAACCAGCTGTTGAAGGGGCTGGGGTTGCCGCTGGTGGTGCAGTTCGTGCCGTCATCGAATTGGCTGGTGTTGCTGATGTAACATCTAAATCACTCGGTTCAAACACTCCAATCAACATCGTTCGTGCGACTGTTGAAGGATTGAAACAACTTAAACGTGCTGAAGAAGTTGCGGCTCTTCGTGGCATCTCAGTATCTGACTTGGCATAA
- the rplO gene encoding 50S ribosomal protein L15 encodes MKLHELKPAEGSRKVRNRVGRGTSSGNGKTSGRGQKGQKARSGGGVRPGFEGGQTPLFRRLPKRGFTNINAKEYALVNLDQLNVFEDGTEVTPAVLKEAGIVRAEKSGVKVLGNGELTKKLTVKAAKFSKSAEAAITAKGGSIEVI; translated from the coding sequence ATGAAACTTCATGAATTGAAACCTGCTGAAGGTTCTCGTAAAGTCCGTAACCGTGTAGGTCGTGGTACTTCATCTGGTAACGGTAAAACTTCAGGCCGTGGTCAAAAAGGTCAAAAAGCTCGTAGCGGTGGTGGCGTACGTCCAGGATTTGAAGGTGGACAAACTCCATTGTTCCGTCGTCTTCCAAAACGTGGATTCACTAACATCAACGCTAAAGAATACGCACTTGTAAACCTTGATCAATTGAACGTTTTTGAAGATGGTACAGAAGTAACTCCAGCAGTTCTTAAAGAAGCTGGAATCGTTCGTGCTGAAAAATCAGGCGTTAAAGTTCTTGGTAACGGCGAATTGACTAAGAAATTGACTGTTAAAGCAGCTAAATTCTCAAAATCTGCTGAAGCAGCTATCACTGCTAAAGGTGGTTCAATCGAAGTCATCTAA
- a CDS encoding type Z 30S ribosomal protein S14: MAKKSMIAKNKRPAKFSTQAYTRCERCGRPHSVYRKFKLCRVCFRELAYKGQIPGVTKASW; encoded by the coding sequence TTGGCTAAAAAATCAATGATTGCTAAGAACAAACGCCCTGCGAAGTTCTCTACGCAAGCTTACACTCGTTGCGAACGTTGTGGACGTCCACACTCAGTTTATCGCAAATTTAAACTTTGCCGTGTTTGCTTCCGTGAATTGGCTTACAAAGGTCAAATTCCAGGTGTTACCAAAGCTTCTTGGTAA
- the rpmC gene encoding 50S ribosomal protein L29 — MKLEEIKKFVAELRGLSQEELAKKENELKKELFDLRFQAAAGQLDQTARLNEVKKQIARVKTVQSEIK, encoded by the coding sequence ATGAAACTTGAAGAAATCAAAAAGTTTGTTGCTGAGCTTCGTGGCTTGTCTCAAGAAGAGCTTGCTAAAAAAGAAAACGAACTTAAGAAAGAACTTTTCGACCTTCGTTTCCAAGCTGCAGCAGGTCAACTTGATCAAACTGCCCGTTTGAACGAAGTGAAAAAACAAATTGCACGTGTTAAAACTGTGCAATCTGAAATCAAATAA
- the rplE gene encoding 50S ribosomal protein L5, with translation MANRLKEKYTNEVIPALTEKFNYSSVMAVPKVDKIVINMGVGEAVNNAKTLEKAAAELALISGQKPLITKAKKSIAGFRLREGVAIGAKVTLRGERMYEFLDKLVSVSLPRVRDFHGVPTKSFDGRGNYTLGVKEQLIFPEINFDDVDKVRGMDIVIVTTANTDEEGRELLKGLGMPFAK, from the coding sequence ATGGCTAACCGTCTTAAAGAAAAATACACTAACGAAGTAATTCCAGCTTTGACTGAAAAATTCAATTATTCTTCAGTTATGGCTGTGCCAAAAGTTGATAAAATCGTTATCAACATGGGTGTTGGTGAAGCTGTAAACAACGCTAAAACTCTTGAAAAAGCTGCTGCTGAGTTGGCACTTATTTCAGGTCAAAAACCATTGATTACTAAAGCTAAGAAATCAATCGCTGGCTTCCGTCTTCGTGAAGGTGTAGCGATCGGTGCTAAAGTTACCCTTCGTGGTGAACGCATGTACGAATTCTTGGATAAATTGGTATCAGTATCACTTCCACGTGTTCGTGACTTCCATGGTGTTCCAACTAAATCATTTGATGGACGTGGTAACTACACACTTGGTGTTAAAGAACAACTTATCTTCCCAGAAATCAACTTCGACGATGTTGATAAAGTACGTGGTATGGATATCGTTATCGTAACTACTGCTAACACTGACGAAGAAGGTCGTGAATTGCTTAAAGGCCTTGGAATGCCTTTTGCAAAATAA
- the rpmJ gene encoding 50S ribosomal protein L36 yields the protein MKVRPSVKPICEYCKVIRRNGRVMVICPTNPKHKQRQG from the coding sequence ATGAAGGTAAGACCATCGGTTAAACCAATTTGCGAATACTGTAAAGTTATTCGTCGTAACGGTCGTGTTATGGTAATTTGTCCAACAAATCCAAAACACAAACAACGTCAAGGATAA
- the rplP gene encoding 50S ribosomal protein L16, with translation MLVPKRVKHRREFRGKMRGEAKGGKEVSFGEYGLQATTSHWITNRQIEAARIAMTRYMKRGGKVWIKIFPHKSYTAKAIGVRMGSGKGAPEGWVAPVKRGKVMFEIAGVSEEVAREALRLASHKLPVKCKFVKREAE, from the coding sequence ATGTTAGTACCTAAACGTGTTAAACACCGTCGTGAATTCCGTGGAAAAATGCGCGGTGAGGCTAAAGGTGGTAAAGAAGTATCATTCGGTGAATACGGTCTTCAAGCTACAACTAGCCACTGGATTACAAACCGTCAAATCGAGGCTGCTCGTATTGCCATGACTCGTTACATGAAACGTGGTGGTAAGGTTTGGATTAAGATCTTCCCACACAAATCATACACTGCTAAAGCTATCGGTGTACGTATGGGTTCTGGTAAAGGGGCACCTGAAGGTTGGGTAGCACCAGTTAAACGTGGTAAAGTAATGTTCGAAATCGCAGGTGTTTCTGAAGAAGTTGCACGTGAAGCGCTTCGTCTTGCTAGCCACAAATTGCCAGTTAAATGTAAATTCGTGAAACGTGAAGCAGAATAA
- the rpsS gene encoding 30S ribosomal protein S19, producing MGRSLKKGPFVDEHLMKKVEAQANDEKKKVIKTWSRRSTIFPSFIGYTIAVYDGRKHVPVYIQEDMVGHKLGEFAPTRTYKGHAADDKKTRR from the coding sequence ATGGGACGTAGTCTTAAAAAAGGACCTTTCGTCGATGAGCATTTGATGAAAAAAGTTGAAGCTCAAGCAAATGACGAAAAGAAAAAAGTAATTAAAACTTGGTCACGTCGTTCAACGATTTTCCCAAGTTTCATCGGATACACTATCGCAGTTTATGATGGACGTAAACACGTTCCTGTTTACATCCAAGAAGACATGGTAGGTCACAAACTTGGTGAATTTGCACCAACTCGTACTTACAAAGGTCACGCAGCTGACGATAAGAAAACACGTCGTTAA
- the rplF gene encoding 50S ribosomal protein L6, translating to MSRIGNKVITLPAGVEVTNNDNVVTVKGPKGELTREFNKNIEIKVEGNEVTLHRPNDSKENKTIHGTSRANLNNMVVGVSEGFKKELEMRGVGYRAQLQGTKLVLSVGKSHQDEVEAPEGITFEVPSATSIVVSGINKEVVGQTAAYIRSLRSPEPYKGKGIRYVGEYVRRKEGKTGK from the coding sequence ATGTCACGTATTGGTAATAAAGTTATTACTTTGCCTGCTGGTGTTGAAGTAACAAACAACGATAACGTTGTTACTGTTAAAGGACCTAAAGGCGAACTCACTCGTGAGTTTAACAAAAACATTGAAATCAAAGTTGAAGGTAATGAAGTTACACTTCACCGTCCAAACGACTCAAAAGAAAACAAAACAATCCACGGTACTTCACGTGCAAACTTGAACAACATGGTTGTTGGTGTTTCTGAAGGTTTCAAAAAAGAACTTGAAATGCGCGGTGTCGGATATCGTGCGCAACTCCAAGGAACAAAACTTGTTCTTTCAGTTGGTAAATCTCACCAAGACGAAGTTGAAGCTCCAGAAGGTATTACTTTTGAAGTACCATCTGCAACTTCAATCGTTGTAAGTGGTATTAACAAAGAAGTTGTTGGTCAAACAGCAGCTTACATCCGTAGCCTTCGTTCACCAGAACCTTACAAAGGTAAAGGTATCCGTTACGTTGGTGAATACGTACGTCGTAAAGAAGGTAAAACTGGTAAATAA